The following is a genomic window from Eubalaena glacialis isolate mEubGla1 chromosome 18, mEubGla1.1.hap2.+ XY, whole genome shotgun sequence.
GATACCTAGGAGAATGGAACCGTAGACAGAGAAACTGAGTGGACTGAGCCCCACAGAGCCACAGACACAGGGAGGGGATGAGACCATCTCTGGGACCTGACCTTTGACCCCAGTGCTCTCCTACCCGCCCCCCCCCATAGGGAGAACCAAGAAAAGATGATATATTATCTGCTTTTGGATCGGAAGGAGCGGTATCCCAGCTGTGAGGACCAGGACCTACCTCCTCGGAATGATGTTGGTGAGAAGGGCAAGGCTCGGAGTCCAGACCCCAGATTCCTGAGGGAAGAAAGGGCTGCAGGCCTTGAGCTTCTGCGTTTAGACTCCCtgacttgctctgtgacctttgtCAAAACCCCTctccactctgagcctcagtttccccatctgtacgaGTGCCATGTACAGCTGGACCAGTGTATCTTTTGATTGGGTTGAAAATCTCGGCCCTCAGACCCACCCCGGAAGCGTGTGGATTCCCCCATGCTGAGCCGTCACGGGAAGCGGCGGCCAGAGCGGAAGTCCATGGAAGTCCTGAGCATCACGGATGCCGGGGGTGGTGGCTCCCCGGTGCCCACCCGACGGGCCCTGGAGATGGCCCAGCACAGCCAGAGGTGGAAGCCCCTGCCCCTCCATTGGGATCCACAGCCCTGGGTGGAGAGGGAGTTCAGGGCTCTAACCCCATACCCACCTCAAAGGTGCTGTGTGATTGGGACAAgtctcctcccctctctgggcctcgtttCCTCATCTCAAAGGAGTGTGGAAGGGAGAGGACATCTGAGCCTTCTGAAACCCTcccacctgattttttttttcttaatctgtcCTGAAAACAGATCCCGTAGTGTCAGTGGAGCCTCCACTGGTCTGTCATCCAGCCCTCTGAGCAGCCCAAGGGTAAGGCCAGGTCCCAAATGGATTAAGAAGGGGTAAGCGGGTGAAGACACTGTGGAGCAAAGATGGAACAGCAGAAATTACAACTCCCATGAAGTCTTGGGACGATGCCTCCTTGCCCCTAAAGGGCCAAAGACCCAAGGCCTCATTAGTATTTTAGTCCATTGGCCATTTTCCACCTTAACAGGATTGCGTTTTCAGTGTGTCTGAAGGGTTCCATTTATTCAGTTAACAAAAGCTAGTTGAGCGCCTACTGGGTACTAGTCACTGCTGGGTTTACAGTCAGCATGATAGAaaaagtccctgccctccccGCAACAATGGGGGTTGGGGGAAATAATTGGACTACAAGTTCCAGCATGCTTTGGGGTGCCCCTCTGTGAGTGTGTGCTAGTGGGCCTAGAGCCTCCTGAGAGTTGAGTGCACCCTCTCACCCGACTCCACCACTCCGCAGAGTCCGGTCTTTTCCTTCTCACCGGAGCCCGCTGGAGATGAGGCCCGGGGTGGGGGCTCACCGACTTCCAAAACGCAGACGCTGCCTTCTCGGGGCCCCAGGGGTGGGGGCGCCGGggagcagccccctccccccagtgccCGCTCCACACCCCTGCCCGGCCCCCCAGGCTCCCCACGCTCCTCCGGGGGGACCCCCTTGCACTCGCCCCTGCACACGCCCCGGGCCAGCCCCACTGGGACCCCAGGGACAACGCCGCCCCCCAGCCCCGGCGGTGGCGTCGGGGGAGCCGCCTGGAGGAGTCGTCTCAACTCCATCCGCAACAGCTTCCTGGGCTCCCCACGCTTTCACCGGCGCAAGATGCAGGGTATGGAGGTCCTTTGGGGGTGAAGGGGCTGGGGATGCGGACCCCTAAGTCCTAatgtgggggtgggggctggggtcTGACATCTGGTTCCCCGGGAAGGAAgaggctgggggcctggactcaCACATCCTAGGTGAAGATGCTGTTGTGAGCAGAGATTCAGGTGTTGGGGAGAGAAGAGGCGGGGCCTCCAACTCTGGAGGAGGAGCTCGTCTGAAAGACACGCCCCTTCAGTGCTCTGGCTCACCTTCCCATTGGCTCATAGCTAGCAAGCCTCACCTCGGGAGGCGTGGCCTAACCAGGGGCCCATCCCTAGAAGGAACATCATGCCGTGTGCCATTTGGGGTTTAGCTGCTGGGAAGTGAATAGACTCTGGGGTCTGGAACCTCTGGTTGGAGGCCACTGCTGGCCTGTGTGCTGGACACCGGGATGATGGACATGTGTTGACcatgctctcccctccccagtcccCACTGCCGAGGAGATGTCCAGTTTGACGCCAGAGTCCTCTCCAGAGTGAGTCTgacaaggaagggaagaggggccGGAGGGGGGATTTCATTCCCTTAGCCCCCTCCCGACCCACCTCCAACCATCCCCTCCCACTCAGGCTGGCAAAACGCTCCTGGTTCGGGAACTTCATCTCCttggacaaagaagaacaaatattcctCGTGCTAAAGGATAAACCTCTCAGCAGCATCAAAGCGGACATTGTCCATGCCTTCCTGTCGGTGAGGGGCCTGGGTCCCCATGCAACCTCGCCGCCACAGAACTACAAATCCCAGCAGCCTCTGGGGTTCACCACCTTAGCACTGGCCTGAGTTCCACCTGGGGCTCATGAGATTTGTAGTTTTCCAGCCCGAGTTGGGTTTGGTCGTTGTGGGGGCATGGAGGCAGGAGAGGTTTATTGCGCCCTGGGGCTTGGAATTGGTGAAACAGGATCCTGAATTACAATTTCCCACATATTAGCATCCACCGAGGACTAGTGAGTTGCCATTTCCCAACCACCAGGTCTGAGATTGGCAAAAGGAACTACTTTTTCCAGTGGACTCTAGGGCTGTCCACTGGGTCCTGTGGTTTTTTGCTTTAGGGTCTCATGGGACTTAAAGTTTCTGAGACAGATGTGACTTTAGCCAGTGTttgtggaggaaggaagaagttTCATGTGGTTCTGGAGCCTGGGGTTGGCACCAGATATGAGAATCCTTATTACCTCGGGATTCAGTTGCTCAATCATTCCTCTGATGCCCTGTTTATAAGGCAGAGAAAACTACAAATCCCAGTGGACAGTGGGGCCTCCCAATgcctttcctgtttttctttccccctgGTGGCTGAGGGGACTGGTAGTTCCTTGGGCAGAGCTGGTCATAGGGCTGCTCATCCGTCCCCTGGAGTCAGGTCGCTGAAATCACCCCCTCCTTTTGTCCTCCACCTCTCTCAGATCCCCAGCCTGAGTCATAGTGTGCTGTCACAGACCAGCTTCCGGGCTGAGTACAAGGCCAGTGGTGGCCCCTCCGTCTTCCAGAAGCCCGTCCGCTTCCAGGTGGACATCAGCTCCTCTGAGGGTCCAGAGCCCTCCCCCCGGCGGGACGGCAGCGGTGGTGGTGGCATCTACTCTGTCACCTTTACTCTCATCTCCGGTAAGTTTCCCTTGATGCGGCTGCCCCCAGCCTGGTGTGTGGGATGCTCAAAAGAGCTGAAATAGGGTAGCAGCCCAGGAGGGCAGCaagcaggaggaggagatggTGCTGACTCTGTGAGCCCTGTCCTCTCCCAGACCCCCCACATCCTCTCCTTCACAACGTGCCAAGTGCTTTATGTGCACTACTTCCTTGAAGCTTCCCAGCAGCCTTTGAGGtttcacagagaagaaaactgcATCCTAAAGAGGTAAATTGACTTGGCCAGAGTCACACTGCAGACCGTGACAGAGCTGGGGCTCAACCAAGGCCTCCTGGCCTCAAAGCACTGGGCTCTTCCTAGATTAAGACTGTGGTGCTCTTCTGTCAAAACTCATTCCTACACCCAGAGCAGACATCACCAATCGATCACAGCACTTCTTTCTGCTGAGCTCTGCTGCAGGCAGCCACAACCAATCAAGAGTTGGCACAAGAGATGAAAACCACAGAAGTGCCTTGCTTCCAATTCTACTTGGTTCCTGAGTCCTGATAACAAGAGTTTGGATAATGAGGAATACCTCTGTTTGCTGTCCTTGCCACCAATCTTAACATGGCACATCTGGGAGATGAGCTTGTTCCTAGAGTTTTTAACGAAGCTGCTATGGGGCATTGGGGAATTACATCACCAAAATGAActatggctcttttttttttttcttctttaaagactAACATGCAGAACTTTCTcaatgttaagatttttttccctcccatttacTTTTCTTACGTTTCTGGGTCTTTATGGCCTCAACTAGAACCCGTTTAAATAGAAAACAACGCACATCATTATTTTAAGTCGAATCTTCCTTAGTCCCACTTGCAAACCATGGATTTATGCCCAGCCCCAATAGGGGGATTTTGAGGCAAGGGAGAAGAGTCCTTTGCTGGGTGGAGGGACTGGTTCCACAGGGTGGGAGCGCCTTCCCTGTTCCCAGCCCCAAGTCAGTCttactgatgaaaaaattaatcagtccatctaaaaaaaaagaaaattttattcaaggtaaactgaggattataactgGGGAACAGCCTTTCAGAAAGCCTTAGATGATCAAATATTTGGTCTCTCGATGCAAAGGTGGTTGCTTACTTGCCCTGAGTCCATCCTGTTCCTTGATGTTGAGTTTTAATAGCCAAgttatttctttccctttaggGGGTTGTACTAGTAAGATGTCTGGCATGGACTAAAGGTCAATTCCAAGTTGTCCACTAGGACTTATGCCAATTTTATCTTGCATTTGCATTGTGCATGTTCATTATTAGGCAGTAAATACAGACATCAATTtacaaaactagaatttaatatccACTGAAatgtaatctttttctttctaaaattaccctcatttctaccaaatatagccaaattaagactaatttgtttgcaaaataagtctggttAATTGACCACATaagctgttttatttatttatttatttttctaaatttattttatttatttacttttggctgcgttgggtcttcattgctgcactggggctttttctagttgtggtgggcagggcctactcttcgttgtggtgtgtggacttctcactgcagtggcttctcttgtggagcatgggctgtaggcatgcgggcttcagtagttgtggcatgccagctcagtagttgtggcacgcaggctcagtagttgtggcgcacaggcttagttactctgcggcatgtgggatcttcccggaccagggcttgaacccgtatcccctgcactggcaggcggattcttaaccactgcgccaccagggaagcccctatttatttatttatttatttatttatttatttatttattttctggcctcaccacacagcttgtgggatcttagttccctgaccagggatcgaacccgagtccacagcagtgaaagctcgcatcctaaccactggactgccagggaatcccaAACATAAGCTGTTTTAAATTGGCTGTGCTGGAACTTTTCATAAAGGATCtcagattgaattttttttttaagagtatagttgatttacaatgtcatgttagtttcaggtatacagcaaagtgattgagttttacgtatacatatattcattctcaaattgaactttttttaaagattgatttattattattattttttttttttttaatttttggctgcatcgggtcttagttgcagcaagcgggatcTTTGTTAAGGCCTGCGGGatccttcgttgcggtgcgtggcctcttcgttgcagagcgtgggcttctctctagttgtggcgtgtgggttttctcttctctagttgtggtgcccagggttccagagtgcgtgggttctgtagtttgtggcatgcgggctctctagttgaggcacacaagctcagtagttgtggcatgagggcttagttgccccgcagcatgtgggatcttagttccctgaccagggatcgaacctgcgtcccctgcattgtaaggtggattctttaccactggaccaccagggaagtccctcagattgaacttttaaaaaacctCTTGAGGTCAGGAAATCCATGCCAAGGATGTGTCACAGACTCCACCTGAGATATCTGTGTATTTGGATGAATTCCTCTCTTTTTGAGGTCCCTAAAATACTTTGGGCTTCTTGCACCTGTCAGGAGGTGGCTTTCCTTATCTACCTGAGAAAGCTGCTGGGAACCTAAGAGTTTCCAAAATCTGGAGACAACAggtaaagagaaaagataaatgtttcagttCTGCTTATAAAGgaataatttaccaaattgctgCAAGTCAAGTCATAATTAGGTTGAGAGGAAGGGtttccttatatctggaaaacacagattaaaaaccagcaatatttcagacaaaaccccaaaattataaccatattcatCAGTTCTCTCAGTCCTATGTGACTAATTCTTGATCTTAATCTTCATAACAGTTTTATGAAGCCACCAGGTTTTCCATTAGTATgctttaatttcttacccagttcagcagtatgatgatctgaaagttatcagaaacctgtacttgtcaaaaagtcctttctatgaatcttcttgacaatgaagccttttttttttggcaaaagcatcagagtacaacaataactgtctataaatgacaaaagactttaatAGTCAAGGTTAAAGACCTGATTCCAATGCGATTGACAAATGAACTTTGTTACTGCTGTGACATacgttttaaaataattactagaATTATGATTGATAACATTTTATCAGGACATACCAGATTTTTAGGAATTCTATATAATTtctggaatatatatattaatgacATTTGTCTATACGATACAACCTAAGTTTTATAACCTctcatttgacaatgcttcccatgtaatttaacatacaaaataaacttaattagtttaatatttctCTCTGAGATGCTCCAGGAGCCCTCTCtgaagcatcccaaagttagctagaggtcaaaagaACTTCGATTAGAATTTGATATTTGGAAAGT
Proteins encoded in this region:
- the BRSK1 gene encoding serine/threonine-protein kinase BRSK1 isoform X2 → MSSSSTTSTRTRNICRYLVLEHVSGGELFDYLVKKGRLTPKEARKFFRQIVSALDFCHSYSICHRDLKPENLLLDEKNNIRIADFGMASLQVGDSLLETSCGSPHYACPEVIKGEKYDGRRADMWSCGVILFALLVGALPFDDDNLRQLLEKVKRGVFHMPHFIPPDCQSLLRGMIEVEPEKRLSLEQIQKHPWYLGGKHEPDPCLEPTPGRRVAMRSLPSNGELDPDVLESMASLGCFRDRERLHRELRSEEENQEKMIYYLLLDRKERYPSCEDQDLPPRNDVDPPRKRVDSPMLSRHGKRRPERKSMEVLSITDAGGGGSPVPTRRALEMAQHSQRSRSVSGASTGLSSSPLSSPRSPVFSFSPEPAGDEARGGGSPTSKTQTLPSRGPRGGGAGEQPPPPSARSTPLPGPPGSPRSSGGTPLHSPLHTPRASPTGTPGTTPPPSPGGGVGGAAWRSRLNSIRNSFLGSPRFHRRKMQVPTAEEMSSLTPESSPELAKRSWFGNFISLDKEEQIFLVLKDKPLSSIKADIVHAFLSIPSLSHSVLSQTSFRAEYKASGGPSVFQKPVRFQVDISSSEGPEPSPRRDGSGGGGIYSVTFTLISGPSRRFKRVVETIQAQLLSTHDQPSVQALADEKNGAQTRPAGTPPRSLQPPPGRPDPELTSSPRRGPPKDKKLLATNGTPLP